The proteins below are encoded in one region of Candidatus Planktophila lacus:
- a CDS encoding fibronectin type III domain-containing protein: MARKFMRIPTRSVAILTAISSLFLGLVAPTSADALVLVRPATHWGNVYAGPATNLQQSPTPKVGKLEKKSRIIVKYNNFPEWTKVQVQAAVDVWAANFESSVPIYIDATWGRSSSYSVLGSARPGSYFSNFKGAPDSSLWYPSALANALAGKDLDGDNPEMIITVNSLASWYRGTGSGPSRTEYDLQSVILHEMAHGLGFLSTDSYDDFFGYGSIDQPTPYDAYAQTGDGRRLSDLPSPSLELGEALTSKLVWSGPLGVAANGGVKPLLYTPKKYEDGSSVSHLDEATFSNAGKDAAMSPNLDAGEIFHEPGPLLLAMMQDLRNKPPVGIAVGIPQQVRNAQALVSDSSAIIRFDPPANARAAQITSYTVKNTKTGAEKSFTSGPAVMTGLKNGTLYSFEITASNSLGTSDPVTTNSITPQEPWKKTVIDPKVDARNLTSTTFNANPAIIYQDAINGSLKVALWNGKLWSKLTVDGRGGSAGRTRNPIAGDVSACVSGFGKTQVLHIFYSDSVDKDLRYATYDGKGFKYEIIDGNGPAVNSYEDPIRVRTASDVSVSNACSISSAGTQVFYRDESQGILLGAVKAKSSTEWKYELVDGDRKTDDRTTGDVAFHLDALFDGKETVLLYDSILTINTRKEATSGAIRVAKRTGLAASSWRYQTLDISGDAISVVGYDVALHKGARGIIATWLTSSVLTLPKAEQIRWAYLGAPTVFTTLPPTNYGTPSKFLSSDGTTTAFNCQERLCAIDISKKTISLVSKEQSSDGIDSTWIVLNKVRNLIAGVGNQLISLRPL, translated from the coding sequence CAAAAGTTGGAAAGCTAGAGAAGAAATCAAGAATTATTGTTAAGTACAACAACTTTCCAGAATGGACCAAGGTTCAGGTACAAGCCGCCGTTGATGTTTGGGCGGCAAACTTTGAATCCAGCGTTCCAATTTATATTGATGCGACTTGGGGAAGATCTTCCTCGTATAGCGTCTTAGGAAGTGCCCGACCTGGAAGTTACTTCTCAAATTTTAAAGGCGCTCCTGATTCCAGTCTCTGGTATCCATCGGCGCTAGCAAATGCACTTGCCGGTAAAGATTTAGATGGCGATAACCCCGAAATGATTATCACCGTTAACTCGTTAGCAAGTTGGTACCGTGGTACTGGATCTGGTCCAAGTAGAACTGAATACGATCTGCAATCTGTAATCCTGCATGAGATGGCACATGGATTGGGTTTTCTCTCAACCGATAGTTATGACGATTTCTTTGGTTACGGTTCCATTGATCAACCAACTCCATATGATGCATATGCGCAAACAGGAGACGGCCGCAGACTTTCCGATCTTCCTTCTCCTTCTCTTGAACTTGGTGAAGCGCTAACTTCGAAGTTAGTTTGGTCAGGACCACTTGGAGTTGCAGCAAATGGTGGCGTAAAGCCACTGCTATATACGCCTAAGAAATATGAAGATGGCTCTTCAGTTAGCCATTTAGATGAAGCAACATTTTCAAACGCAGGTAAAGATGCGGCGATGTCTCCCAATCTTGATGCCGGAGAAATTTTCCACGAGCCAGGGCCACTGCTACTTGCGATGATGCAAGATCTACGTAATAAGCCACCTGTGGGTATTGCCGTTGGCATTCCGCAGCAAGTTCGTAACGCTCAAGCACTCGTTTCAGATAGTTCAGCAATCATTCGCTTTGATCCACCTGCCAATGCTCGTGCTGCACAAATTACTAGCTACACCGTAAAGAACACTAAGACTGGTGCAGAGAAGAGTTTCACATCTGGCCCGGCTGTTATGACAGGGTTAAAGAACGGCACGCTGTATTCCTTTGAAATAACTGCATCTAATTCATTGGGAACTTCTGATCCAGTCACAACAAATTCCATAACTCCGCAAGAGCCTTGGAAGAAGACGGTGATTGATCCGAAGGTAGATGCACGTAATCTCACCAGCACTACCTTTAACGCCAATCCTGCGATTATTTATCAAGATGCGATAAATGGATCGCTTAAAGTTGCGCTCTGGAATGGCAAGCTGTGGAGCAAATTAACTGTTGACGGTCGTGGTGGATCTGCGGGCCGTACTCGCAACCCCATCGCAGGAGATGTCTCTGCCTGTGTAAGTGGATTTGGTAAGACCCAAGTACTTCATATCTTCTATTCGGATTCGGTAGATAAAGATCTACGTTATGCCACATACGATGGCAAGGGTTTCAAATATGAAATCATCGATGGCAACGGTCCAGCAGTAAATAGTTATGAAGATCCAATACGCGTGCGCACAGCTAGCGATGTCAGCGTTTCAAACGCCTGCTCAATTAGCTCAGCTGGTACCCAAGTCTTCTATCGCGATGAGTCTCAAGGAATTCTCTTGGGCGCCGTAAAAGCCAAATCTAGTACCGAATGGAAATATGAACTCGTTGATGGTGATCGTAAAACTGATGATCGAACAACTGGAGATGTGGCTTTCCATCTAGATGCGCTCTTTGATGGCAAGGAGACTGTTCTGCTCTATGACTCAATTCTCACAATTAACACTCGTAAGGAAGCAACCTCGGGTGCAATAAGAGTTGCTAAGCGAACTGGTCTAGCTGCGAGTAGTTGGCGCTACCAAACACTTGATATTTCAGGTGATGCCATATCAGTTGTGGGTTACGACGTAGCACTACATAAAGGCGCTCGTGGAATTATTGCTACCTGGCTTACCTCTTCAGTTCTCACTCTGCCGAAGGCAGAGCAGATTCGTTGGGCATATCTAGGCGCCCCAACTGTCTTCACCACACTGCCACCAACTAACTATGGAACTCCCTCTAAGTTTCTAAGTAGCGATGGAACGACAACGGCCTTCAACTGTCAGGAAAGACTCTGCGCAATTGATATCTCGAAGAAGACAATCTCGCTCGTTTCTAAAGAGCAGAGCTCAGATGGAATTGATTCAACTTGGATAGTCTTAAATAAAGTGCGTAATTTAATTGCCGGCGTTGGTAACCAACTTATTTCGCTGCGCCCACTCTAA